The following proteins come from a genomic window of Chelmon rostratus isolate fCheRos1 chromosome 23, fCheRos1.pri, whole genome shotgun sequence:
- the gal3st4 gene encoding galactose-3-O-sulfotransferase 4 yields MDTAMLFRRRARMLRWLVCGRLGPIWMWKALLLFVVIAFTGQLLGVIFNKSSVQPAARSVFSSPDAQGPSLGSCQPHTHIMFLKTHKTASSTVLNMLYRFGEEHDLRFALPLGYQLGYPLPFNAHRVKGYRGPRAVEFHIMGNHMRFNKPEVEKVMPADTFYFSIIRDPVALAESSFAYYKEVAPAFRKTKGLGDFADDPKKYYDPRLRNNHYARNLLWFDFGMDHNANFSMTLAQRGKAMIHRAFKLILVSEYFDQSMILLRHALCWPLDAVVSFSLNARQQKPGGNAGISGSWVDKAVAAAGVGGRGGRSQAKTLPNLSLTEEQREKLRQWNALDWYLYKAFNRTFWEEIDRFGHTQMEREVALLRMRREDLARVCLRDGGKPVEAHRIRDKNIRPFQSGLVKILGYELQPGLDNTTRTACLRMIRPEIQYKDLLDAKQFPRAVQAQPGQQSQGLMVAAGGSFLRQGLSRTGERLVGGGAGGRTVDEGERDWDRSRLRSNQTLAGQEKRRLR; encoded by the exons CAGTGTCCAGCCAGCTGCCCGCTCAGTCTTCTCGTCCCCTGATGCTCAGGGGCCATCTTTGGGCTCCTGTCAGCCGCATACTCACATCATGTTCCTCAAGACCCACAAGACGGCAAGCAGCACTGTGCTCAACATGCTGTATCGTTTTGGAGAGGAGCATGACCTCCGCTTCGCCCTGCCACTGGGCTACCAGCTGGGCTACCCACTGCCCTTCAATGCTCACAGGGTCAAAGGTTACAGAGGTCCCAGAGCCGTAGAGTTCCACATCATGGGCAACCACATGAGATTTAATAAGCCAGAG GTGGAGAAGGTGATGCCTGCAGACACATTCTACTTTTCTATCATCAGGGACCCGGTTGCTTTGGCTGAGTCCTCCTTTGCTTATTACAAAGAGGTAGCGCCTGCCTTTCGGAAAACCAAAGGCTTAGGTGACTTTGCTGATGACCCCAAAAAATACTACGACCCTCGTCTCCGCAACAACCACTATGCCCGCAACCTGCTGTGGTTTGACTTTGGCATGGACCATAATGCTAATTTCTCCATGACGCTGGCTCAGCGTGGCAAGGCCATGATTCACCGGGCCTTCAAGCTCATTCTAGTTTCTGAGTACTTTGACCAGTCCATGATTTTGCTCAGACATGCCCTCTGCTGGCCGCTTGATGCTGTCGTGTCATTCAGCCTCAATGCTCGGCAGCAGAAGCCTGGTGGCAATGCGGGGATAAGTGGGAGCTGGGTAGACAAGGCGGTGGCAGCAGCTGGTGTTGGTGGTAGAGGGGGGCGTTCACAAGCCAAGACGCTGCCCAATCTGTCACTAACGGAGGAACAGCGGGAGAAGCTGCGGCAGTGGAATGCCTTAGACTGGTACTTATACAAAGCCTTCAACCGGACCTTCTGGGAGGAAATCGACAGATTTGGTCACACTCAGATGGAGCGAGAGGTGGCTCTTCTCAGGATGCGGCGGGAAGATCTGGCCCGGGTTTGTCTCAGGGATGGCGGGAAGCCTGTGGAAGCACACCGAATCCGTGACAAAAACATCCGGCCATTTCAGAGTGGATTAGTCAAGATTCTTGGCTATGAGCTCCAGCCAGGGTTAGACAATACCACCAGGACAGCCTGTCTGAGGATGATCAGGCCCGAGATCCAGTACAAAGATTTGCTGGATGCTAAACAGTTCCCACGGGCAGTCCAAGCCCAGCCAGGGCAACAAAGCCAGGGCTTGATGGTAGCAGCTGGTGGCTCTTTTTTAAGACAAGGCTTGTCCAGGACAGGAGAGAGGCTGGTGGGGGGAGGGGCTGGGGGGAGGACAGTGGACGAGGGGGAAAGAGACTGGGACAGAAGCCGTTTAAGGAGCAACCAGACTTTGGCAGGGCAAGAAAAAAGGAGGCTGAGATAG